One genomic segment of Arachis duranensis cultivar V14167 chromosome 4, aradu.V14167.gnm2.J7QH, whole genome shotgun sequence includes these proteins:
- the LOC107484572 gene encoding uncharacterized protein At2g39795, mitochondrial, whose protein sequence is MAMYTALRRASSAVIPLALRRTTAPSSSRTFHSVLSAGVLLSGQTATRTVVAPSLRVANSFATKTSADENLVQVLESEIKCAYDDNQSQHVEIPDDFPFEIEDNPGERTIQLKRQYQDETIKVQVDIPNVALEGNEEDDDEGEKSSESSIPLVVSVFKGNGVCLEFGVTAFPDEITIDSLSVKNVNESEDQLAYEGPEFTDLDENLQKAFHKYLEIRGIKPSTTNFLQEYMFSKDNKEYLGWLKNLKNFVEQ, encoded by the exons ATGGCCATGTACACCGCGCTACGCCGTGCTTCCTCCGCCGTGATCCCCCTGGCTCTCCGCCGTACTACGGCGCCATCCTCTTCCAGAACCTTCCACAGCGTTCTCTCTGCTGGCGTCTTGCTCAGCGGACAGACAGCCACTCGTACTGTTGTAGCTCCTTCTCTTCGCGTCGCTAACAGCTTTGCGACGAAAACAAGTGCCGATGAAAACCTCGTTCAAGTCCTTGAATCTGAGATCAAATGCGCCTACGATGATAACCAATCACAGCAT GTTGAAATCCCGGATGATTTTCCTTTTGAAATCGAAGACAATCCTGGAGAAAGAACCATACAACTTAAGAGACAATACCAAGATGAAACTATTAAGGTTCAAGTTGACATCCCTAATGTAGCACTCGAGGGAAACgaggaggatgatgatgaaggAGAGAAGAGTAGTGAATCTAGCATTCCTTTAGTTGTGAGTGTCTTCAAAGGAAATGGAGTGTGTCTCGAGTTTGGAGTGACGGCTTTCCCTGATGAGATTACCATTGATAGCTTGTCAGTGAAGAATGTCAATGAATCTGAGGACCAGCTTGCATACGAGGGACCAGAATTCAC TGATTTGGATGAAAATCTGCAAAAGGCTTTTCACAAGTATCTTGAGATCCGGGGAATCAAGCCCAGCACAACAAATTTCTTGCAGGAATACATGTTTAGTAAAGACAACAAGGAATACTTGGGGTGGCTGAAGAACCTTAAGAACTTTGTTGAGCAATGA